GGCTAGCGGCCGCGCCCGGTCCGCGCGTCAGCCCGTCTCTGGCAGGTCGTACGCGGCCTTGACGACCAGCACGGGTGCGGCCGCGTCGAGCAGCACGCGCTGCGTCGTCGTCCCCATGACGAACGTGCCCTGGTTGGAGCGCTTGCGGGCGCCGACGACGACGAGGGTCGCGTGCAGGGCGTCCGCGGCGTCGAGGATCGCGTCGCTGGGCTCGGCGTCCGGGGCGCGGAAGGTCACGGCCGGCGCCGCCAGGCCGGCGGGCAGGTCCGCGAGCTGGGCCGCGAGCGAGGGCGGTGGCGCGTCGCCGGGGTTGAGCACGAGCACCGCGAGGGGGAGGCGGCGGCGGGCCGCCTCCGCGATGCCCGCCCGGAGCGCGGCCTCGCCGTGGGGGGAGTCGTTGCAGGCCACCAGGACGGTCATGAGGTCACCTTCTCACGCGCGGGGGCGGCGACGGCGAGCCCGGCCGGAAGCAGCCCAGGCAGCGACTCGCGCAGGGCGTCGAGGCGGTGCCTGCGGGCCTGGCCGGACAGCCGCTCGGCGGGGGCGGTGATGCTCACGGCGGCGACCGGTCGCCCCTCGCGCAGGACGGCGACCGCCACGCAGCTGATACCGGGCTCGTTCTCCTCGTTCTCCTCGCCGTAGCCGCGCTCGCGGGCGGCGTCGACGGCGCGGCGCAGGGCGCGGGGGTCGGCGTCGTCGCCCGCGAGCCGCGCGAGGGCGGCGTCGTCGAGCAGGGTGCCGGCGGCCTCGGCGGCGGCGAGCCAGGCGCGGCCCAGCGCCGTCGTCGCGGCGGGGCGGTGCCGGCCGACGGCGGACCACACGCGCACGGCGCGCTGCGGCTCCACCTTGTCGAGGTAGACGATCTCGCGCCCGGCCAGGGCGCCGAGGTGCACGAGTTCGTCGACCTGCGCGGACAGCGCCTCCAGGGCGGGGCGCAGCAGGTCGGGCAGGTTCTCCTCGCGCAGGAACGTGCCGCCGAGCACGAGCGCGGCAGCGCCGAGGCGGTAGGAGCCGTCGGGCGTCTGCTCGGCGTAGCCGCGGTGGCGCAGCGCCGCCAGGGTGCGGTGCAGGGTGGCCTTGTGGACGCCGACGTCGGCGGCGAGCTCGGCGAGCGGGGCACCGCCCGCACCGGCCCGCGCGAGCGCGTCGAGCGCGAGGAGCGCCTTGTCGACGGCGCCGATCGGACTGGGGTCGGCCACGGGGGCATCCTTCCGGTAGCGTTCGTTGCGCACCATACAACATGCGTTTGCTATCACGAAACGCCCGAAGAAGGAGCACCGATGGTCCTCGACCGGATCGCCGCCGCCCGCATCGTCCCCGTCGTCGTCGTCGACGGCGCGGACGAGGGCGCCCGCCTCGCCGACGCCCTGGTGGCAGGCGGCCTGCCCATCGCCGAGATCACCCTGCGCATGCCGCGCGCGCTCGAGGCGATCCGCGCCGTCGTCGCCGAGCAGCCCGACGTGCTCGTCGGCGCCGGCACCGTCGTCACCGTCGACCAGGTCGACCAGGTCGTGGAGGCCGGGGCGAAGTTCCTCGTGTCGCCCGGCACGTACGAGCCCGTCATCGCCCGCGCCCAGGAGCTCGGCGTGCCGATCCTGCCCGGCGTCGCGACGGCGTCCGACGTCATGCGGGCCGTCAACCTCGGGCTCGACGTCGTCAAGCTGTTCCCCGCCTCCGTCGCCGGCGGCCCCGCGGCCATCAAGGCCCTGAGCGCGCCGTTCCCGGGCCTGCGCTTCATGCCCACCGGCGGCGTCAACGCCACCAACCTGCACGACTACCTCGACCTGCCGGCCGTCATCGCCGCCGGCGGATCCTGGATGGTCGAGCGCCCGCTCGTCACCGCCGGCGACTGGGCCGAGATCACCCGCCGCACCGCCGAGGCCGTCGCCCTCGCCGCCCCCCGGTCCGCCACCGAGTCCCCGGAGAACTGATGAGCACGTCCATCACCACCCGCCCCGCCGCCGACTGCCGCTACGACGTCGTCTCCCTCGGCGAGGTCATGCTGCGCCTCGACCCGGGTGACCGCCGCATCCGCACCACCCGCACCTTCGACGTGTGGGAGGGCGGCGGCGAGTACAACGTGGCCCGTGGCCTGCGCCGCGCGTTCGGCCAGCGCGCCGCCGTCGTCACCGCGCTCGCGGACAACGAGGTCGGCCGCCTGGTCGAGGACTTCATCCTCACCGGCGGCGTCGACACGCAGTACATCCAGTGGAAGGACTACGACGGCATCGGGCGCACCACGCGCAACGGCCTGAACTTCACCGAGCGCGGCTTCGGCGTGCGCGGCGCCGTCGGCCTCTCGGACCGCGGCAACACCGCCGTCTCGCAGATGAAGCCGGGCGAGTTCGACTGGGACGGCCTGTTCGCCCAGGGCGTGCGCTGGTTCCACACGGGCGGCATCTTCGCCGCGCTGTCGGAGTCGACCGCCGACGTCGCCGAGGAGGCCATGACGGCCGCGCGCAAGCACGGAACCGTCATCTCCTACGACCTCAACTACCGCCCGTCGCTGTGGAAGGGCATCGGCGGCGAGGCCCGCGCGCAGGAGGTCAACAAGCGTCTCGCTTCGCTCGTCGACGTCATGATCGGCAACGAGGAGGACTTCACGGCCTCGCTCGGCTTCGAGATCGAGGGCGTGGACGAGAACCTCACCGACCTGGACACCTCCGCGTTCCGCGCGATGATCGAGCAGGCGTCGGCCGCCTACCCGAACTTCCAGGCCATCGGCACCACGCTGCGCGGCGTCAAGACGGCCACGGTCAACGACTGGGGCGCCATCGCCTGGTCGCGGGCCGAGGGCTTCGCCGAGGCGACCCACCGCCCCGCCATGGAGATCTACGACCGCGTCGGCGGCGGCGACTCCTTCGCGTCCGGCCTGGCGTACGGCCTCATGGAGCTCGACACCCTCCAGCAGGCCGTCGAGTACGGCGCCGCCCACGCGGCCATCGCCATGACGACCCCGGGGGACACGACGACGGCGACGCTCGCCGAGGTCAAGAAGCTCGCGGGCGGCGGCTCGGCGCGCGTCCAGCGCTGACCCCACCTTTGAACGTACGCCCCACTGTCGTTCTGGCCGCCGGAACGACAGTGGGGCGTACGTTCAAAGGCAGGCGGGTAGGGTCGCGGCCGTGCGGCGCGTCCTGAAGACCTGGGTGGACCCCTTCATCGTCGCGCTCGTCGGCGTGCTCGTCGTCGGCCTGGTCGTGCCCTTCGGCCCCGGCGTGCTGCACGGCCTCGACGTCGCGGCCGACGTCGCCGTCGTGCTCCTGTTCCTGCTCTACGGCGCCCGCCTGCCCGTGCGCGAGGTGCTCGCCGGGCTGAAGCACTGGCGGCTGCAGTCGTCGATCCTGGTCACGACGTTCGTGCTGTTCCCCGCACTAGGCCTGATGGCGCGCGAGGTCGCCGGCCCCTGGCTCGGCACCGGTCTGGCGCTCGGCGTGCTCTACGTCTGCCTGCTGCCGTCGACCGTCCAGTCGTCGGTGGCGATGGTGTCCATCGCGCGCGGCAACGTCGCGGGCGCGATCTGCGGCGCCACGGTCTCCAACGTGCTCGGCATGCTGGTCACCCCGCTGCTCGTGCTGTGGCTGATGCACGACGTCGTCGCCGGCGCCGCGGGTGCGGCCTCGGTCGGGCTCGGCCGCCTCGGCAACGTGCTCCTGACGCTCCTGCTGCCGTTCGTCGTCGGGCAGGTGGCGCAGCACTGGGTGGGTGGCTGGGTGCGGGCGCACCGACCCCTGACCCTCGCCGTGGACCGCGGCACCATCCTGCTCGTGGTGCTCGGCGCAGTGTCGAGCGCGACCGCCGCCGGCACCTGGGCGGGGCTGTCGCCGTGGGCGCTGGTGGCGCTCGTGGGCGTGTGCGCGGTGGTGCTCGCCGTCGTCCTCGCCGTGACCTGGTGGGGCGGCCGGGCGGGGGGCCTGGCGGTCGAGGACCGCATCGCGCTGCTGCACTGCGGGTCCACGAAGTCGCTGGCCACCGGCCTGCCGATGGCGGGCGTCCTCCTGCCCGCCGCGGTCCTGGGCTCCGTGGTCGTGCCCGTCGTCGTGTTCCACCAGCTCGAGCTCATGGTGTGCTCCGTCCTGGCGCGTCGTCAGGCGCTGCGCGACTGACGACGTCGCTACACTCCTTCGGCGGCACCACCCGGCACCTCGACGACGACGACGACGACGAACGAAGGCGAACCATGCTGACGGACACCCTGGGCTACGGCGGCGACTACAACCCCGAGCAGTGGGACGAGGCGACGCTCGAGCAGGACGTCGAGCTCATGGGCGAGGCCGGGGTGACCGTGGTCAGCCTGGGCATCTTCTCGTGGGCGCTCCTGGAGCCGGAGCCGGGCAGGTTCGAGCTCGGGTGGCTGCGGGCGATCGTGGACCGTCTGCACGCGGCGGGGATCGGCGTCGACCTGGCGACGGCGACGGCGTCGCCACCCGCGTGGCTGGGCCGCCTCTTCCCCGAGACGCTGCCGGTGACCGCGGAGGGCACGGTGCTGCGCTGGGGGTCGCGGCAGGCGTACAACCCGTCGTCGCAGGTGTTCCGGGACCGGGTGGCGGCGCTGGTCGAGGCCCTGGCCGCGGAGTTCGCCCACCACCCGGCACTGCGGGCGTGGCACGTCGGCAACGAGTACGCCTGCCACGTCCGCGAGAGCTTCGACGCCGAGACGGCCGAGCGGTTCCGCGGCTGGCTGCGCGCCCGGTACGGCACGCTCGACGCGCTCAACGAGGCGTGGGGGACGGCGTTCTGGTCCCAGCAGATCGGCGAGTGGGTGGAGGCGATCCCACCCGGGCCGACGCCGACGCTCGCGAACCCCACCGGCTCGCCGACTGGAAGGAGTTCTGCTCGGACGTGCTGCTCGAGCTCTACCTGCTCGAGAAGGAGATCCTGAACCGGGCCAACCCGGCCGTCCCGGTGACCACCAACTTCATGGGCGTGTACGAGCCGCTCGACTACTGGAAGTGGGCCCGGCACGTCGACTTCGTCAGCAACGACACCTACCCGGACCCGGCCGACCCGCGCGGTGCGCGCACGTACGCGCTGGACGCGGACCTGATGAGGTCGCTGGGCCGTGGCGCGCCGTTCGTCCAGATGGAGCAGGCGCCGAACGCGGTGCAGTGGCGTGAGCGGAACGCTGCCAAGCGTCCCGGCCAGTACGCGCTGTGGTCGCTGCAGACCGTCGCCCGCGGCGCGGACGCGATCCTCAACTTCCAGTGGCGCCAGTCGAAGGCCGGGGCCGAGACGTGGCACTCGGGCATGGTGCCGCACGCGGGTCGCGAGACCCGTACCTGGCGGGACGTCGTCGGGCTCGGGGAGGAGCTGTCCCGGCTCGGCGCCGTGCGGGGCGCCCGCTCCACCGCGCAGGTCGCCCTGCTGTGGGACTGGCGCAACCACTGGACGCAGGAGGCGGCGGTGGGCCCGGTCGCCGACAAGACCGCGCTGCGTGGCCTGCGCGACTGGCACGGCGCCCTGTTCGAGCGGGGGCACGTCGTCGACATCGCCCACCCCGACGACGACCTGACCGGGTACCGCGTCGTCGTCGTCCCGTCGCTCTTCCGGGTGACCGAGACGGCCGCGGCCCGGCTGCGTGAAGCGGTCGCCGCCGGGGTGCACGTGGTGGTCACCTACCTGACCGGGTACGTCGACGACGCCGGGCACGCCGTCCAGGGCGGGTACCTGCGCGCCCTCGCGGACGTGCTGGGCGTGCGCGTGCTCGAGTTCGCACCGTTCGGCGCCCGCCCCGACCTGCCCGGGTCGGGCGACCCGCTCGACCCGCGCGTCGACCAGGTCTCGGCCGCCGTCGGCGCGCCCGCCGCGGACGGTGACGTCGCCCTGGTCGACGACGACGGCGCCGACTGGCCCGGTGTCGCGCGCGAGTGGGCCGACGACCTCGCCGTCGACGACGAGCGCGTGCGCGTCGTGGCACGCCTCGCCTCGGGCGACCTCGCCGGCAGCCCGGCCGTGACCGTCCGTCCCGGTGACGACGGCGCTGGCGACGCCTGGTACGTGGCCACCAACCTCGACCCGCGCGGCCGTGACACCGTGCTGGCCCAGGTCCTCGCCGCAGCCGGCGTCCCCGAGCACGACCTGCCGCCCGGCGTCACGCGCACCCGGCGCGGACCGGTCACGTTCCTGCTCAACCACGGTGATGCGCCCGCCGTCGTCGCCGGGGTGAGCGGGCGGCGTCAGGACACCGGCGAGGAGCTCGACGGCGCCGACGTCGTCGTCGGGCCGCGCGGCAGCGTGCTGGTGGCGGACCGGTAGCCGGCGCGGGGCGCGACCGGCCCCGGCCGTCAGACCGGTCGCGGCCCCGGGCGTCAGGCCCGGTCGTGCCCTGCCGTCAGGCGCGCGACGCGAGCTGTTCGCGGACCTGCCGCTTGGCCCGCGTCAGCATGCCCGTCATGCCGTTCAGGCGCAGCGGGCTGACGGCCCGGTTCAGGCCGATCGTCATCGCGTAGTCGTCCGGCACGTCGAGCACCTGCTGCGGCGTCAGGCCCGTGAGGCCCTGCGCGAGGATCGACGCGAAGCCGCGCGTCGTCGGGGCCTCCTGGGGGGCCGTGGCGTAGAAGTGCACGCCGTCGTCCTCGATCTCGGCGAAGGCGCGCACGGGGGACTGGCACTCCTCGACCTTCTCGAGCAGGGCGGGCGCGGCAGCGTAGCGCGCGGGGAGCTCGGGCAGCTCGCCGGCGAACTCCAGCAGGAGCTGGAGGCGGTCCCGCTCACCGAGCTCGAGGAAGCCCTCGCGGATCTCGGCGAGGGCGGCGGGCAGCAGGGCAGGTTCGGTCATGCGTCCATTCTCCCGCGGGATGGATTGCTGGGGGTTTCGACAGGCTCAACCGCCGGGTGTCCTGGTGGTCGAGCCTGTCGAAACCTGCCGGTGTCAGGCCGCGTACTCGCCCGGCTCTGCGCCGGCGACGATCGGGACGCGCACCGCGTTGCCCCACTCGGTCCACGAGCCGTCGTAGTTGCGGACGTTCTCCAGGCCGAGCAGGAAGTGCAGCGCGAACCAGGTGTGCGAGGAACGCTCGCCGATGCGGCAGTAGGTGATGACCTCGTCATCGGCCTGGATGCCCAGCCCACCGGCCTGGTAGATGGCCTCGAGCTCGGCGCGGGTCTTGTAGGTGCCGTCCGCGGCGACCGCGGTGGCCCACGGCACGGAGCGCGCGGTGGGGATGTGGCCGCCGCGCAGCACGCCCTCCTCCGGGTAGTCCGGGATGTGCAGGCGCTCGCCGGTGTACTCCTGCGGGGAGCGGATGTCGACGAGGGGGCCCTTGCCGAGGTGGGCGAGGACGTCCTCCTTGAACGCGCGGTACGTGACGTCGTCGCGCTCGACGGCGGGGTACTCGGCGGCCTCCGGCGTCGGGACGTCGGTGGTCAGCTCGCGACCCTCGGCGACCCACAGGTTGCGGCCGCCGTCGAGCAGGCGCACGTCCTGGTGGCCGAACAGCGTGAACACCCAGGCGCTGTACGCGGCCCACCAGTTGTTCTTGTCGCCGTACAGCACGATGGTCGTGTCGCGGCCGATGCCCTTGGAGCCGAGCAGCTCGGCGAAGCCGGCGCCGTCGAGGTAGTCGCGCTCCACGGGCTGCAGCAGGTCGGTGTGCCAGTCGATCTTGACGGCCCCGGGGATGTGGCCGGTCTCGTAGAGGAGGACGTCTTCGTCGGACTCGACGACGACGAGGTCCGAGGTGCCGACGTTGCCGGCGGCGAGCTGCTCGGCGAGCCACTCGGTCGTGACCAGGCGGTCCGGGTGGGCGTACTCGGCGAGGCGGGGCGACGGGTCGAACGGTGCGGGCATGGGATCTCCTGCGGTGCGAGGTGGTCATGGGTGGAACCCCAGGGCGGCCTCCGTCGGTCGCCCAAGAGCTACGCAACCACGTTGTCAACCAGATCCGTCCGGAATCTGGTCGCCGTCTTGCGATGCGGACAGCTTTGGCCGCCGGGCGGCTCCCATACCCCCTGGCCCGCGGAGGGTTCGTCGCATAGCGTGACGATCATCGGCACGACGGCGTGCCGGTACCGCTGCAGAGAGGCAGGAAGCATGACCGTCTATGCCGCCCCCGGCCAGGCCGGGGCCCTCGCCGAGTACAGAACGCGCTACGACCACTGGATCGGCGGCGAGTACGTCGCACCCGCGAGCGGGCAGTACTTCGAGAACCCCACCCCGGTCACCGGGCAGACCTTCACCGAGGTGGCCCGCGGCGACGCCGCCGACATCGAACGGGCCCTCGACGCCGCGCACGGCGCCGCCCGCGCCTGGGGCCGCACCACCGCCACCGAGCGGGCCAACATCCTCAACAAGATCGCCGACCGCATGGAGGCGCACCTCGAGCAGATCGCCGTCGCCGAGGCCTGGGAGAACGGCAAGCCCGTCCGCGAGACCCTCGCCGCCGACATCCCCCTGGCCATCGACCACTTCCGGTACTTCGCAGGCGCCATCCGCGCCCAGGAGGGCTCGATCAGCCAGATCGACGACGACACCGTCGCCTACCACTTCCACGAGCCGCTCGGCGTCGTCGGGCAGATCATCCCGTGGAACTTCCCGATCCTCATGGCCACCTGGAAGCTCGCGCCGGCGCTCGCGGCCGGCAACTGCG
The Xylanimonas cellulosilytica DSM 15894 DNA segment above includes these coding regions:
- a CDS encoding SufE family protein, which encodes MTEPALLPAALAEIREGFLELGERDRLQLLLEFAGELPELPARYAAAPALLEKVEECQSPVRAFAEIEDDGVHFYATAPQEAPTTRGFASILAQGLTGLTPQQVLDVPDDYAMTIGLNRAVSPLRLNGMTGMLTRAKRQVREQLASRA
- a CDS encoding beta-galactosidase, which encodes MVPHAGRETRTWRDVVGLGEELSRLGAVRGARSTAQVALLWDWRNHWTQEAAVGPVADKTALRGLRDWHGALFERGHVVDIAHPDDDLTGYRVVVVPSLFRVTETAAARLREAVAAGVHVVVTYLTGYVDDAGHAVQGGYLRALADVLGVRVLEFAPFGARPDLPGSGDPLDPRVDQVSAAVGAPAADGDVALVDDDGADWPGVAREWADDLAVDDERVRVVARLASGDLAGSPAVTVRPGDDGAGDAWYVATNLDPRGRDTVLAQVLAAAGVPEHDLPPGVTRTRRGPVTFLLNHGDAPAVVAGVSGRRQDTGEELDGADVVVGPRGSVLVADR
- a CDS encoding universal stress protein, yielding MTVLVACNDSPHGEAALRAGIAEAARRRLPLAVLVLNPGDAPPPSLAAQLADLPAGLAAPAVTFRAPDAEPSDAILDAADALHATLVVVGARKRSNQGTFVMGTTTQRVLLDAAAPVLVVKAAYDLPETG
- a CDS encoding IclR family transcriptional regulator translates to MADPSPIGAVDKALLALDALARAGAGGAPLAELAADVGVHKATLHRTLAALRHRGYAEQTPDGSYRLGAAALVLGGTFLREENLPDLLRPALEALSAQVDELVHLGALAGREIVYLDKVEPQRAVRVWSAVGRHRPAATTALGRAWLAAAEAAGTLLDDAALARLAGDDADPRALRRAVDAARERGYGEENEENEPGISCVAVAVLREGRPVAAVSITAPAERLSGQARRHRLDALRESLPGLLPAGLAVAAPAREKVTS
- a CDS encoding sulfurtransferase, which translates into the protein MPAPFDPSPRLAEYAHPDRLVTTEWLAEQLAAGNVGTSDLVVVESDEDVLLYETGHIPGAVKIDWHTDLLQPVERDYLDGAGFAELLGSKGIGRDTTIVLYGDKNNWWAAYSAWVFTLFGHQDVRLLDGGRNLWVAEGRELTTDVPTPEAAEYPAVERDDVTYRAFKEDVLAHLGKGPLVDIRSPQEYTGERLHIPDYPEEGVLRGGHIPTARSVPWATAVAADGTYKTRAELEAIYQAGGLGIQADDEVITYCRIGERSSHTWFALHFLLGLENVRNYDGSWTEWGNAVRVPIVAGAEPGEYAA
- a CDS encoding bile acid:sodium symporter family protein, which encodes MRRVLKTWVDPFIVALVGVLVVGLVVPFGPGVLHGLDVAADVAVVLLFLLYGARLPVREVLAGLKHWRLQSSILVTTFVLFPALGLMAREVAGPWLGTGLALGVLYVCLLPSTVQSSVAMVSIARGNVAGAICGATVSNVLGMLVTPLLVLWLMHDVVAGAAGAASVGLGRLGNVLLTLLLPFVVGQVAQHWVGGWVRAHRPLTLAVDRGTILLVVLGAVSSATAAGTWAGLSPWALVALVGVCAVVLAVVLAVTWWGGRAGGLAVEDRIALLHCGSTKSLATGLPMAGVLLPAAVLGSVVVPVVVFHQLELMVCSVLARRQALRD
- the eda gene encoding bifunctional 4-hydroxy-2-oxoglutarate aldolase/2-dehydro-3-deoxy-phosphogluconate aldolase, whose protein sequence is MVLDRIAAARIVPVVVVDGADEGARLADALVAGGLPIAEITLRMPRALEAIRAVVAEQPDVLVGAGTVVTVDQVDQVVEAGAKFLVSPGTYEPVIARAQELGVPILPGVATASDVMRAVNLGLDVVKLFPASVAGGPAAIKALSAPFPGLRFMPTGGVNATNLHDYLDLPAVIAAGGSWMVERPLVTAGDWAEITRRTAEAVALAAPRSATESPEN
- a CDS encoding sugar kinase codes for the protein MSTSITTRPAADCRYDVVSLGEVMLRLDPGDRRIRTTRTFDVWEGGGEYNVARGLRRAFGQRAAVVTALADNEVGRLVEDFILTGGVDTQYIQWKDYDGIGRTTRNGLNFTERGFGVRGAVGLSDRGNTAVSQMKPGEFDWDGLFAQGVRWFHTGGIFAALSESTADVAEEAMTAARKHGTVISYDLNYRPSLWKGIGGEARAQEVNKRLASLVDVMIGNEEDFTASLGFEIEGVDENLTDLDTSAFRAMIEQASAAYPNFQAIGTTLRGVKTATVNDWGAIAWSRAEGFAEATHRPAMEIYDRVGGGDSFASGLAYGLMELDTLQQAVEYGAAHAAIAMTTPGDTTTATLAEVKKLAGGGSARVQR